A segment of the Syntrophomonadaceae bacterium genome:
AATCATTCCCTGCATAGGTTGGAAGGATCACCCCCGCGCGTGCGGGGAACAGTCTTACTTTTGAGGTAACTAATCAGACTGGTCAGGATCACCCCCGCGCGTGCGGGGAACAGATAGCAAAGAAAATTTATCCTCATTTGCGACAGGGATCACCCCCGCGCGTGCGGGGAACAGTGCGTATGTAAACGGTCAATAAAAATACAGCATTTTCGGCCATTTAAAATACAGCACTTGACCACCGATTTTACTGGAAATTATTTTAGTCCTTCAGGATTCTTTCCCGGTGTTTAAGCCGGTAGCTGTCGCCGTCCAAGGCGAATATTTCGCACTTATGCATCAGCCTGTCCAGCATGGCGGTGGTAATAACCGGGTCTCCCATGAACTCACCCCATTCCACCAGACTTTTGTTAGAGGTCAGGATTATGGATGTCTGCTGATACAGTTGGTTAACTACCCCGAACAACAGGTTAGCTTCATTACGGTTAACTGGTTGGAACCCCACCTCATCCATGATTACTAAGTCCGCTTGGTATAGTTTTTTCAGCTTGTTCCTGC
Coding sequences within it:
- a CDS encoding ATP-binding protein, whose product is LAVSLGIAAVDAGYKVIFIHMDQLIHALKTKEISPKSRNKLKKLYQADLVIMDEVGFQPVNRNEANLLFGVVNQLYQQTSIILTSNKSLVEWGEFMGDPVITTAMLDRLMHKCEIFALDGDSYRLKHRERILKD